Proteins found in one Asterias rubens chromosome 12, eAstRub1.3, whole genome shotgun sequence genomic segment:
- the LOC117297455 gene encoding uncharacterized protein LOC117297455, translated as MQVPGNPFQTAQSFEMNIAAPAGGCMNGHHHLGANGALNGSYGFGQKRKRVGGEMMEEPRHKRCNSLEANEFRGRNFLPVKGSDNVFQSEVVKPKGETMYRPLTEDLLINMRHIEQVSFGMGVYFIGDLRGNYVRSDRGHVVNMWRFDTNQQRLFVSRSLLFTDLMKFTELQNILQTM; from the exons ATGCAAGTACCAGGGAACCCGTTCCAGACAGCTCAGTCATTTGAAATGAACATCGCTGCACCAGCAGGCGGATGCATGAACGGCCATCACCACCTTGGAGCAAATGGCGCCCTCAACGGCAGCTATGGATTTGGTCAGAAGAGAAAGAGGGTGGGGGGAGAGATGATGGAAGAGCCAAGACACAAAAGGTGCAACTCACTGGAGGCAAATGAGTTCAGGG GTCGCAACTTCCTGCCGGTCAAGGGGTCAGACAACGTCTTCCAGTCCGAGGTCGTCAAACCGAAAGGAGAGACGATGTACCGCCCTCTGACAGAGGATCTTCTCATTAATATGCGACACATTGAACAAGTCAGCTTTGGGATGGGTGTGTACTTCATTGGTGACCTGCGAGGAAATTACGTCCGGTCAGATCGTG gTCATGTGGTCAACATGTGGCGTTTTGATACAAATCAACAGAGACTCTTTGTCTCCAGGTCCTTGCTCTTCACCGATCTCATGAAATTTACCGAACTACAAAATATTCTACAAACAATGTGA
- the LOC117297454 gene encoding AP-1 complex subunit mu-1, with translation MSLSAVFFLDLKGKVLISRNYRGDVDMSSVDKFMALLLDREEEGQVSPILTHGSVTFMFIKCNNLYLVACSKKNANVALVFTILHKIVEVFVEYFKELEEESIRDNFVLIYELLDELVDFGYPQTTDSKILQEYITQVGQKLELAPKPPPAITNAVSWRSEGVRYRKNEVFLDVIESVNLLVNSNGNVLRSEIVGAVKMRVFLSGMPELRLGLNDKVLFENTGRGGKSKSVELEDVKFHQCVRLSRFENDRTISFIPPDGEFELMSYRLNTHVKPLIWIESVIERHTHSRVEYMIKAKSQFKRRSTANNVDIIIPVPNDADSPKFKTTVGYAKYLPEKSAVVWHIKSFPGGKEYLMRAHFNLPSVEAEEAEGRPPISVKFEIPYFTTSGIQVRYLKIIEKSGYQALPWVRYITQNGDYQVRV, from the exons ATGTCTTTGTCGGCAGTTTTCTTTTTGGACCTGAAGGGAAAG GTTCTGATTTCCCGTAACTACCGCGGGGATGTGGACATGTCATCGGTGGATAAGTTTATGGCGCTGTTACTAGATAGAGAAGAAGAGGGCCAAGTGTCTCCCATCCTCACCCATGGatcagtcactttcatgttcaTCAAATGCAATAACCTCTACT TGGTCGCTTGTTCAAAGAAGAACGCCAATGTTGCTCTAGTCTTCACCATTTTACATAAAATTGTTGAG GTTTTTGTGGAGTACTTCAAAGAGCTTGAAGAAGAAAGTATCCGAGACAACTTTGTCTTGATTTATGAACTTCTAGATGAACTGGTTGACTTTGGCTATCCACAGACCACAGACAGCAAAATATTACAAGA ATATATCACCCAGGTAGGACAGAAACTGGAGCTGGCCCCAAAGCCGCCTCCAGCCATCACCAACGCCGTCTCTTGGAGAAGTGAGGGTGTTCGTTATCGTAAGAATGAAGTGTTCCTTGATGTCATTGAGTCTGTCAATCTCCTG GTAAACTCTAATGGTAACGTTCTACGGAGTGAGATTGTCGGTGCTGTAAAGATGCGAGTATTCCTTAGTGGCATGCCTGAGCTGAGACTCGGACTCAACGATAAagtactttttgagaacacaGGAA GGGGCGGCAAAAGTAAATCCGTGGAACTTGAAGATGTTAAATTCCACCAGTGCGTCCGGCTTTCTCGCTTTGAGAACGACCGAACAATCTCCTTCATTCCTCCAGATGGCGAGTTTGAACTCATGTCCTACAGGCTCAACACACAT GTTAAACCCTTAATATGGATCGAGTCAGTGATAGAGCGCCACACCCACTCCCGTGTGGAATACATGATTAAAGCGAAGAGTCAATTCAAACGTCGTTCCACGGCAAACAATGTAGATATTATCATCCCGGTTCCAAATGATGCAGACTCGCCCAAATTCAAGACGACCGTCGGTTATGCTAAGTACCTTCCAGAAAAGAGTGCTGTGGTGTGGCACATCAAGTCATTCCCA gGTGGCAAAGAGTACCTCATGAGGGCTCACTTCAACCTGCCCAGCGTAGAGGCTGAAGAAGCAGAAGGCAGGCCTCCTATAAGCGTCAAATTTGAAATTCCTTACTTCACTACGTCAGGCATCCAG GTGCGGTACTTAAAGATTATTGAAAAGAGTGGATACCAGGCTTTGCCATGGGTACGATACATCACACAGAATGGGGACTACCAGGTCAGGGTATAG